In the Centroberyx gerrardi isolate f3 chromosome 9, fCenGer3.hap1.cur.20231027, whole genome shotgun sequence genome, one interval contains:
- the rad23ab gene encoding RAD23 homolog A, nucleotide excision repair protein b — translation MLTITLKTLQQQTFKIEIDPELTVKALKEKIEEERGKDTFPAAGQKLIYAGKILNDDTALGEYKIDEKNFVVVMVTKPKPATPPQAAPQPTPQPAPAPAPSSAPASAPAPAPAPVPASTQVPSTPTHTVPAPTPAPAPNATQSVPPSEAPAPENVPSVSLEANAPPDTNTAPSSAPASTGLVDELGLLEEAASILVTGQAYENLVSEIMSMGYEREQVIAALRASYNNPDRAVEYLLMGIPAEPADLPPQELIRQSVPSNPPAPAPVPAPASAPAAPTPTPAPAPATHRPQQTPAASNTGPVPASQPPSAGGGLVSSGNPLEFLRNQPQFQQMRQIIQQNPALLPALLQQLGRDNPQLLQQITQHQERFVQMLNEPRPGDTGGEGAEAQGSPHTNYIQVTPQEKEAIERLKALGFPEGLVIQAYFACEKNENLAANFLLQQTWDDE, via the exons ATGCTGACGATAACACTGAAGACCCTCCAACAGCAGACgtttaaaatagaaatagacCCAGAATTGACG GTGAAAGCCCTGAAGGAGaaaatagaggaggagagaggcaaagatACGTTTCCAGCCGCGGGGCAAAAACTCATCTATGCAG GCAAAATCTTGAATGATGACACCGCTCTGGGAGAGTACAAAATTGATGAGAAAAACTTTGTAGTGGTCATGGTTACAAAG CCTAAACCAGCCACTCCTCCACAAGCAGCCCCTCAGCCGACCCCCCAGCCCGCCCCAGCTCCAGCCCCGTCTTCAGCCCCAGCCTCAGCGCCGGCCCCTGCCCCGGCCCCTGTCCCTGCCTCCACACAAGTGCcctccacacccacacatacagtgCCTGCACCCACACCTGCCCCGGCCCCCAATGCCACACAGTCAGTGCCTCCCTCTGAAGCTCCAGCCCCAGAAAATGTCCCGTCGGTTTCTCTTGAGGCAAATGCACctccagacacaaacacagcccCCAGCTCAGCTCCGGCCTCAACCG GCCTTGTGGACGAACTGGGTCTCCTTGAGGAAGCAGCATCGATACTGG TGACGGGGCAGGCGTATGAGAACCTGGTGTCAGAGATCATGTCTATGGGTTACGAGCGGGAGCAGGTAATTGCCGCGCTGAGAGCCAGTTACAACAACCCAGACCGAGCGGTGGAGTATCTGCTCATG GGTATTCCAGCAGAGCCCGCTGATCTGCCGCCTCAGGAGCTGATCAGACAGAGCGTTCCATCCAATCCACCCGCTCCTGCCCCTGTCCCAGCCCCCGCCTCCGCACCCGCcgcccccaccccaaccccagcTCCCGCCCCAGCTACACACCGACCACAGCAGACCCCAGCAGCCTCCAAca CAGGGCCAGTGCCTGCCAGCCAGCCTCCCTCTGCCGGTGGAGGTTTGGTTTCCAGCGGGAACCCTCTGGAATTCCTGAGGAACCAGCCTCAGTTCCAGCAGATGAGACAGATCATCCAGCAGAACCCGGCTCTCCTACCagccctgctgcagcagctgggccGGGACAACCCACAGCTACTGCAG CAAATCACGCAGCACCAGGAGCGCTTTGTCCAGATGCTGAACGAACCACGTCCTGGAGAcacgggaggggagggggccgAGGCCCAGGGGTCACCACACACCAACTACATCCAGGTCACCCCGCAGGAGAAGGAGGCCATTGAGAGG TTAAAAGCACTGGGCTTCCCCGAAGGCCTGGTCATTCAGGCCTACTTCGCCTGCGAGAAGAACGAGAACCTCGCCGCGAACTTCCTGCTGCAGCAAACGTGGGACGATGAGTGA